The Seriola aureovittata isolate HTS-2021-v1 ecotype China chromosome 2, ASM2101889v1, whole genome shotgun sequence genome has a segment encoding these proteins:
- the LOC130182960 gene encoding twist-related protein 2-like, whose amino-acid sequence MREEVSCTNSPEGGLGASEEELERGSKKTLQTGNRKRSPYPKKDSLGQAEESSTGSPNSQLPSGPKRLKKSPSTVVSLAPTSLGPRPEQPFEDLHSQRVIANVRERQRTQSLNDAFASLRKIIPTLPSDKLSKIQILKLASRYIDFLYQVLQSDEMDAKLASCNYLAHERLSYAFSVWRMEGAWAMSTSH is encoded by the coding sequence ATGAGAGAAGAGGTGTCCTGCACCAACTCCCCTGAAGGAGGGCTGGGGGCCAGCGAAGAAGAGCTGGAGAGGGGATCGAAGAAGACCCTTCAAACAGGAAACCGAAAACGTTCCCCTTACCCCAAGAAGGACAGCCTCGGTCAGGCAGAGGAGAGCAGCACCGGCAGCCCCAACAGCCAGCTGCCGTCTGGACCGAAGAGGTTGAAGAAGAGCCCTTCCACAGTCGTGTCATTGGCCCCAACGTCGCTGGGCCCCAGGCCAGAGCAGCCCTTCGAGGACCTCCACTCTCAGCGCGTCATAGCCAACGTGCGAGAGCGTCAACGCACTCAGTCTCTGAACGACGCCTTCGCCTCTCTACGCAAGATCATCCCCACGCTACCTTCAGACAAGCTGAGCAAGATCCAGATCCTGAAGCTAGCCTCGCGCTACATCGACTTCCTCTACCAGGTGCTGCAGAGTGACGAGATGGACGCCAAGCTGGCCAGCTGCAACTACCTGGCCCACGAAAGACTCAGCTACGCCTTCTCTGtctggaggatggagggggCCTGGGCCATGTCTACTAGCCACTAG